In a genomic window of Phycodurus eques isolate BA_2022a chromosome 2, UOR_Pequ_1.1, whole genome shotgun sequence:
- the ap1s2 gene encoding AP-1 complex subunit sigma-2, with protein sequence MQFMLLFSRQGKLRLQKWYVPLSDKERKKISRDLVQTILARKPKMCSFLEWRDLKIVYKRYASLYFCCAVEDQDNELITLEIIHRYVELLDKYFGSVCELDIIFNFEKAYFILDEFLLGGEAQETSKKNVLKAIEQADLLQEEAEAPRSVLEEIGLT encoded by the exons ATGCAGTTCATGCTGCTGTTCAGCCGCCAGGGAAAGCTGCGCCTACAAAAGTGGTACGTGCCTCTCTCTGATAAGGAAAGGAAGAAGATCTCCAGAGATCTGGTTCAGACCATCCTGGCGAGGAAGCCCAaaatgtgcagctttttggAGTGGAGGGACCTGAAGATTGTCTACAAGAG GTATGCCAGCCTGTATTTCTGCTGTGCAGTTGAGGATCAGGACAACGAGTTGATCACCCTGGAGATCATCCATAGATATGTGGAGTTGTTGGACAAATATTTTGGCAGC GTGTGTGAGCTGGATATCATCTTCAACTTTGAGAAGGCCTACTTTATCCTTGACGAGTTCCTGCTGGGTGGAGAGGCCCAGGAAACCTCCAAGAAGAATGTTCTGAAAGCCATCGAGCAGGCAGACCTGCTGCAGGAG GAGGCGGAGGCCCCACGGAGTGTTTTAGAAGAAATCGGGCTGACATAG
- the zrsr2 gene encoding U2 small nuclear ribonucleoprotein auxiliary factor 35 kDa subunit-related protein 2 isoform X2 produces MDKEDDDDDASFVLERQRLHDEWLERERLAQEEFLLRSEREEAARKRREDDERKIKEEWEARQRREEQQKEQKQQEKRDREEAVQKMLDEAENQLTNGGPWMNPEAPGTDKSENYGTERDAANCPFFLKTGSCRFGDRCSRKHVYPSTSPTLMIRAMFITYGMEQSQRDDYDGDASLEHSEEDLHESFTEFYHDVLPEFKTVGKVVQFKVSCNYEPHLRGNVYVQFDTEEQCRQAFIKFNGRWYAGKQLHCEICPVTRWKNAICGLFDRKKCPKGKHCNFLHVFRNPGNEFWEADRDLHLSPDHSIKRSQSERYSDRHSERRGDRSRRSHWSRSPPRSERSYGKREDDRRSERSRDRRTSQHQRDDSRRSFRSPRYDRARDRYPSRSREKSRSRSRDRKRSRDQDRNVKSQNKGEERDRNGDTERNKPSREKSKRHSPEKEDEKRRPDEDSKTRRRHKHSKKSKKKSKKKHKKRSCSPEGMTSSRESEDDTEEKGERSQNNEDLSANPSIDAENSSITQVDEHTQSCS; encoded by the exons ATGGACaaagaggatgatgatgatgatgccagTTTTGTTCTTGAAAG GCAACGGCTACATGACGAGTGGCTCGAGCGAGAGCGGCTCGCGCAAGAAGAATTCCTTCTGAGGTCTGAGCGGGAGGAGGCTGCAAGGAAACGGAGAGAAGATGATGAG CGGAAGATAAAGGAGGAATGGGAGGCCcggcagagaagagaagaacaacaaaaagagcAGAAGCAACAGGAGAAGCGAGACAGAGAG GAGGCTGTTCAGAAAATGTTGGATGAAGCAGAAAATCAG CTAACTAACGGAGGGCCGTGGATGAATCCCGAGGCTCCGGGTACAGACAAATCTGAAAATTATGGGACGGAGCGAGATGCAGCCAACTGCCCTTTCTTCCTCAAGACTGGGTCCTGTCGATTTGGGGACAG ATGTTCTCGAAAGCACGTCTATCCATCGACCAGCCCCACTTTAATGATCCGGGCTATGTTTATAACATACGGCATGGAACAGTCTCAACGTGACGACTACGACGGGGATGCTTCTCTGGAGCACAGCGAGGAGGATCTGCACGAGTCCTTTACTGAATTCTACCATGACGTTCTACCAGAGTTCAAGACTGTTGGCAAGGTGGTCCAGTTTAAG GTTAGCTGCAACTATGAGCCACACTTGCGAGGGAATGTTTACGTTCAGTTTGACAC AGAGGAGCAGTGCAGACAGGCCTTCATCAAGTTTAACGGAAGGTGGTACGCTGGCAAGCAGCTCCACTGTGAAATATGTCCTGTAACACGGTGGAAGAATGCCATTTGTG gACTGTTTGACAGAAAGAAGTGCCCCAAAGGGAAACACTGCAATTTCCTGCATGTATTCCGAAACCCTGGCAATGAATTCTGGGAGGCTGACAGGGACCTTCACCTATCACCGGACCACAGCATCAAGAGGAGTCAGTCGGAGAGATACTCGGACAGACACTCAGAGAGACGCGGAGACCGATCGCGGAGGAGCCACTGGAGCAGAAGCCCACCGAGATCGGAGCGATCTTACGGCAAACGAGAAGACGACCGCCGCAGCGAGAGGAGTCGAGATAGGAGGACGTCACAGCACCAAAGAGACGACAGCAGGCGCTCGTTCAGGTCACCACGGTATGACCGGGCGAGGGATAGGTACCCAAGCAGAAGCAGAGAAAAATCCCGCAGTAGAAGTCGAGACCGGAAAAGGAGTCGAGATCAAGACAGAAATGTAAAAAGTCAGAATAAAGGTGAAGAAAGAGACCGAAATGGAGACACGGAGAGAAACAAACCAAGCAGAGAAAAGAGCAAACGTCACAGCCCGGAGAAGGAAGACGAGAAAAGACGTCCCGATGAGGACAGCAAGACCCGTCGCCGCCACAAACACTCgaaaaagagcaaaaagaaaagtaaGAAGAAGCACAAGAAGAGGAGCTGTTCACCTGAAGGCATGACTTCATCTCGAGAGTCAGAAGACGACACTGAAGAAAAAGGAGAGCGCTCGCAGAACAATGAGGACTTGAGTGCAAATCCAAGCATTGATGCAGAGAATAGTTCCATAACACAAGTTGATGAGCACACACAAAGTTGTTCTTAG
- the zrsr2 gene encoding U2 small nuclear ribonucleoprotein auxiliary factor 35 kDa subunit-related protein 1 isoform X1, translating into MAASLPPLNCAPPLSNKQRKAASRKERRKRKRQAIARARECDAQNGAIVDDPNEEMDKEDDDDDASFVLERQRLHDEWLERERLAQEEFLLRSEREEAARKRREDDERKIKEEWEARQRREEQQKEQKQQEKRDREEAVQKMLDEAENQLTNGGPWMNPEAPGTDKSENYGTERDAANCPFFLKTGSCRFGDRCSRKHVYPSTSPTLMIRAMFITYGMEQSQRDDYDGDASLEHSEEDLHESFTEFYHDVLPEFKTVGKVVQFKVSCNYEPHLRGNVYVQFDTEEQCRQAFIKFNGRWYAGKQLHCEICPVTRWKNAICGLFDRKKCPKGKHCNFLHVFRNPGNEFWEADRDLHLSPDHSIKRSQSERYSDRHSERRGDRSRRSHWSRSPPRSERSYGKREDDRRSERSRDRRTSQHQRDDSRRSFRSPRYDRARDRYPSRSREKSRSRSRDRKRSRDQDRNVKSQNKGEERDRNGDTERNKPSREKSKRHSPEKEDEKRRPDEDSKTRRRHKHSKKSKKKSKKKHKKRSCSPEGMTSSRESEDDTEEKGERSQNNEDLSANPSIDAENSSITQVDEHTQSCS; encoded by the exons ATGGCAGCATCTCTTCCGCCATTGAACTGCGCTCCTCCTTTAAG TAACAAGCAACGTAAGGCTGCTTccaggaaagaaagaagaaagcgGAAACGACAAGCAATCGCCCGAGCCAGGGAATGTG ACGCACAAAATGGAGCCATTGTTGATGATCCCAATGAGGAAATGGACaaagaggatgatgatgatgatgccagTTTTGTTCTTGAAAG GCAACGGCTACATGACGAGTGGCTCGAGCGAGAGCGGCTCGCGCAAGAAGAATTCCTTCTGAGGTCTGAGCGGGAGGAGGCTGCAAGGAAACGGAGAGAAGATGATGAG CGGAAGATAAAGGAGGAATGGGAGGCCcggcagagaagagaagaacaacaaaaagagcAGAAGCAACAGGAGAAGCGAGACAGAGAG GAGGCTGTTCAGAAAATGTTGGATGAAGCAGAAAATCAG CTAACTAACGGAGGGCCGTGGATGAATCCCGAGGCTCCGGGTACAGACAAATCTGAAAATTATGGGACGGAGCGAGATGCAGCCAACTGCCCTTTCTTCCTCAAGACTGGGTCCTGTCGATTTGGGGACAG ATGTTCTCGAAAGCACGTCTATCCATCGACCAGCCCCACTTTAATGATCCGGGCTATGTTTATAACATACGGCATGGAACAGTCTCAACGTGACGACTACGACGGGGATGCTTCTCTGGAGCACAGCGAGGAGGATCTGCACGAGTCCTTTACTGAATTCTACCATGACGTTCTACCAGAGTTCAAGACTGTTGGCAAGGTGGTCCAGTTTAAG GTTAGCTGCAACTATGAGCCACACTTGCGAGGGAATGTTTACGTTCAGTTTGACAC AGAGGAGCAGTGCAGACAGGCCTTCATCAAGTTTAACGGAAGGTGGTACGCTGGCAAGCAGCTCCACTGTGAAATATGTCCTGTAACACGGTGGAAGAATGCCATTTGTG gACTGTTTGACAGAAAGAAGTGCCCCAAAGGGAAACACTGCAATTTCCTGCATGTATTCCGAAACCCTGGCAATGAATTCTGGGAGGCTGACAGGGACCTTCACCTATCACCGGACCACAGCATCAAGAGGAGTCAGTCGGAGAGATACTCGGACAGACACTCAGAGAGACGCGGAGACCGATCGCGGAGGAGCCACTGGAGCAGAAGCCCACCGAGATCGGAGCGATCTTACGGCAAACGAGAAGACGACCGCCGCAGCGAGAGGAGTCGAGATAGGAGGACGTCACAGCACCAAAGAGACGACAGCAGGCGCTCGTTCAGGTCACCACGGTATGACCGGGCGAGGGATAGGTACCCAAGCAGAAGCAGAGAAAAATCCCGCAGTAGAAGTCGAGACCGGAAAAGGAGTCGAGATCAAGACAGAAATGTAAAAAGTCAGAATAAAGGTGAAGAAAGAGACCGAAATGGAGACACGGAGAGAAACAAACCAAGCAGAGAAAAGAGCAAACGTCACAGCCCGGAGAAGGAAGACGAGAAAAGACGTCCCGATGAGGACAGCAAGACCCGTCGCCGCCACAAACACTCgaaaaagagcaaaaagaaaagtaaGAAGAAGCACAAGAAGAGGAGCTGTTCACCTGAAGGCATGACTTCATCTCGAGAGTCAGAAGACGACACTGAAGAAAAAGGAGAGCGCTCGCAGAACAATGAGGACTTGAGTGCAAATCCAAGCATTGATGCAGAGAATAGTTCCATAACACAAGTTGATGAGCACACACAAAGTTGTTCTTAG